Proteins co-encoded in one Natronorubrum daqingense genomic window:
- a CDS encoding DUF7344 domain-containing protein, with product MSSCQSTPWTTTAFDILADANRRYLLSTLYKRTESLPLEAAATEVAVQKHDSPVVTDEQARTAHIELVHCHVPRLVEAGLVRELTEGGTEQLALADHPILDIEWVTRLLEKPTGGSTADEELVDRTLDVVQSEQRRRVCQFLAKQDQRVPVADLAVTLVARTQETRLVDVERDDWQPMETALVHNHLPALADVGLVNFDRSSETVALATDAPQWRSEWLATSPLGTVTETLEPTRKPFADDADEATQPGASASATAKCWTIDGREPVLERSDELADSADDELFVSIPDPSMLQQECLDHWQDAAERGVDIYVGSRSRDVRDIVRSVIPQATVCEPQFDWLNFPVDGIHHGCVVLADREQVMLVTVDDEADRTATMSAVTGEGPDNALGRLVRNHVGPRLDRLESRSVEDWEGQTTPFPM from the coding sequence ATGAGCTCCTGTCAATCGACACCGTGGACGACCACCGCGTTCGACATTCTCGCGGACGCGAATCGTCGATATTTGCTTTCGACGTTGTACAAGCGAACAGAGTCACTCCCACTAGAGGCGGCCGCAACCGAAGTCGCCGTCCAAAAACACGACTCGCCAGTCGTAACCGACGAGCAGGCTCGGACGGCCCACATCGAACTCGTTCACTGTCACGTGCCACGACTCGTGGAAGCAGGGCTCGTTCGCGAGCTGACTGAGGGGGGGACAGAACAGCTAGCACTCGCCGACCACCCGATTCTCGATATCGAGTGGGTGACTCGGCTGCTCGAGAAACCCACTGGCGGGTCGACCGCGGACGAAGAACTGGTCGATCGGACCCTCGACGTGGTCCAATCCGAACAGCGTCGCCGCGTCTGTCAGTTCCTCGCAAAACAGGACCAGCGAGTGCCTGTGGCCGATCTGGCCGTGACGCTCGTCGCGCGCACACAGGAGACCAGACTCGTCGACGTCGAGCGAGACGACTGGCAGCCGATGGAAACCGCGCTCGTCCACAACCACTTGCCCGCGCTCGCAGACGTCGGCCTCGTGAATTTCGATCGCTCGAGTGAGACCGTCGCGCTCGCGACCGATGCCCCCCAGTGGCGTTCGGAGTGGCTCGCAACGAGTCCACTCGGTACGGTCACCGAGACACTCGAGCCGACTCGGAAACCGTTTGCCGACGACGCAGACGAGGCGACCCAGCCGGGCGCGAGTGCCTCCGCGACCGCGAAATGCTGGACGATCGACGGGCGCGAACCGGTCCTCGAGCGAAGCGACGAACTCGCCGACAGTGCAGACGACGAACTGTTCGTCTCGATTCCGGACCCCTCGATGCTTCAACAGGAGTGTCTCGACCACTGGCAGGACGCTGCCGAGCGCGGCGTAGATATTTACGTTGGCTCGCGCTCACGGGACGTTCGCGACATCGTTCGCTCTGTCATCCCCCAAGCGACGGTCTGTGAGCCACAGTTCGACTGGCTCAACTTCCCCGTCGACGGTATTCACCACGGCTGTGTCGTGCTCGCCGACAGAGAACAGGTGATGCTCGTCACGGTCGACGACGAAGCCGACCGAACCGCGACTATGAGCGCAGTCACCGGGGAGGGACCGGACAACGCGCTCGGACGACTCGTCCGTAACCACGTCGGTCCTCGTCTCGATAGACTCGAGTCACGCAGCGTCGAGGACTGGGAGGGACAGACGACGCCGTTCCCGATGTAA
- a CDS encoding calcium/sodium antiporter → MLTGTPLDIALLLAGVVALYVGAELLVAGAGRLAMGIGLRAATVGVTVIAFATTAPELFVATIGALDVSSDIGLGAIIGSNIANIGLVLGVAALITPLQIGSVVMRRHVPCMVFAAVLVVVLGVDGTLSRLDGVILLLALACFTGYLLSNTGSDTPPITDDPAAGSGASARDVALVVGGLLALVIGSRWLISGGIGLLSAFGVSEFVIGLTVLAFGTSLPELAASVVGAVRNETGFVIGNIVGSNIYNILAVLGIVALITPIEIAASTLRFELPVLVGFTLGIVAMMGNGRELTRVDGAVLVVGYGIFLTLLAL, encoded by the coding sequence ATGCTCACCGGCACCCCGCTGGATATCGCCCTCCTCCTCGCCGGCGTCGTCGCGTTGTACGTCGGTGCCGAATTACTCGTCGCCGGTGCGGGCCGACTCGCGATGGGGATCGGTCTTCGCGCGGCGACCGTCGGCGTGACCGTCATCGCGTTCGCGACGACCGCACCGGAACTGTTCGTCGCGACCATCGGTGCACTCGATGTCTCGAGCGATATCGGTCTCGGCGCGATCATCGGCTCGAACATCGCGAACATCGGGTTAGTTCTCGGCGTCGCCGCCCTCATTACGCCGTTGCAGATCGGTTCGGTCGTCATGCGCCGCCACGTTCCGTGTATGGTATTTGCAGCCGTGTTGGTCGTCGTTCTCGGCGTCGACGGGACCCTCAGTCGCCTCGACGGGGTGATTTTACTTCTCGCGCTCGCCTGCTTCACTGGCTATCTTCTCTCGAATACCGGGTCCGACACCCCGCCCATCACGGACGATCCTGCGGCCGGTTCGGGTGCCTCGGCGCGGGACGTGGCGCTCGTCGTCGGCGGCTTGCTCGCGCTCGTCATCGGCTCGCGGTGGCTCATCTCGGGTGGAATCGGCTTACTCTCGGCGTTTGGCGTCTCCGAGTTCGTCATCGGGCTCACGGTTTTGGCCTTCGGGACCTCGTTACCCGAACTGGCCGCCTCCGTCGTGGGGGCCGTCCGCAACGAAACCGGCTTCGTCATCGGTAACATCGTCGGCTCGAACATCTACAACATTCTCGCCGTTCTCGGCATCGTCGCGCTCATCACGCCGATCGAGATCGCCGCGAGCACGCTCAGATTCGAACTTCCCGTTTTGGTGGGCTTTACCCTCGGCATCGTCGCGATGATGGGCAACGGCCGCGAACTGACGAGAGTCGATGGGGCCGTCCTCGTGGTTGGGTACGGCATCTTTCTCACGCTGCTCGCGCTCTGA
- a CDS encoding shikimate dehydrogenase, with protein MDVFGLLGNPVGHSLSPPLHEAAYDELGLEARYVTFEPEPEAIDAAVEGADALGITGLNVTIPFKRDVLECVEADELATRIGAVNTIDFTGSGPPTGHNTDAAGALRALRDHDVTLADARAVVVGAGGAGRAIAFGLADAGATVDVANRTESTAHDLADEVPNATGYGLDSLERIVADADVLVNATSVGMKEDATPVPPAHLHGDLAVLDAVYQPLETRLLQDAREAGATTVDGAWMLLYQGVEALELWTGRDAPVDAMNEALRSQL; from the coding sequence ATGGACGTGTTCGGATTACTCGGGAACCCGGTCGGCCACTCGCTGTCGCCACCGCTTCACGAGGCTGCTTACGACGAACTCGGGCTCGAGGCGCGCTACGTGACGTTCGAACCCGAACCGGAAGCGATCGATGCGGCGGTCGAGGGCGCGGACGCCCTCGGAATTACGGGCCTGAACGTCACGATTCCGTTCAAACGGGACGTCCTCGAGTGCGTCGAGGCGGACGAGTTGGCCACCCGAATCGGTGCGGTCAACACGATCGATTTCACCGGCTCCGGGCCGCCGACGGGACACAACACCGATGCGGCGGGCGCTCTGCGCGCGCTTCGAGATCACGACGTGACGCTCGCGGACGCTCGAGCCGTCGTCGTCGGCGCAGGCGGTGCCGGTCGAGCGATCGCGTTCGGACTCGCAGACGCAGGCGCGACGGTCGACGTCGCAAACCGAACCGAATCGACGGCACACGACCTCGCGGACGAGGTCCCGAACGCGACTGGATACGGCCTCGACTCCCTCGAGCGCATCGTCGCAGACGCCGACGTGCTGGTCAACGCGACCAGCGTCGGCATGAAAGAAGACGCGACGCCGGTTCCGCCAGCCCACCTCCACGGTGATCTAGCCGTCCTCGACGCGGTCTACCAGCCACTCGAAACGCGACTGCTTCAGGACGCTCGCGAGGCGGGGGCGACGACGGTCGACGGTGCGTGGATGTTACTCTACCAGGGCGTCGAAGCCCTCGAGTTGTGGACGGGGCGAGATGCGCCGGTCGACGCGATGAACGAGGCGCTTCGCTCACAATTGTAA
- a CDS encoding anthranilate synthase component II has protein sequence MSRVSDHTTRLLVIDNYDSFVYNLVQYVGAVAEEIVVRRNDELTLADVESIDPTGIVVSPGPGTPQDAGISIPLFGETEYPILGVCLGHQALCAAAGSTVGHADRVVHGKPSTIEHDGEGIFEGLPADVQVGRYHSLAVERDELPDELVETARTADERGVVMAVRHREKPHVGVQFHPESILTRRRDEGDDDDISLEVGTRMIENFCRFATEERHG, from the coding sequence GTGAGTCGCGTGAGTGACCACACTACTCGCCTGCTCGTGATCGACAACTACGATTCGTTCGTCTACAACCTCGTCCAGTACGTCGGTGCCGTCGCCGAGGAAATCGTGGTCCGTCGGAACGACGAACTCACGCTCGCCGACGTGGAGTCGATCGATCCGACCGGCATCGTCGTCTCGCCGGGTCCCGGAACGCCACAGGACGCGGGGATCTCGATTCCCTTGTTCGGCGAGACGGAGTACCCCATCCTCGGCGTCTGTCTGGGCCATCAAGCGCTGTGTGCGGCCGCCGGGTCAACCGTCGGCCACGCCGACCGGGTCGTCCACGGCAAGCCATCCACGATCGAGCACGACGGCGAAGGAATTTTCGAGGGACTGCCCGCCGATGTCCAGGTCGGTCGCTACCACTCGCTGGCGGTCGAACGCGACGAGCTTCCGGACGAACTCGTCGAAACGGCGCGAACGGCGGACGAACGGGGCGTCGTGATGGCTGTTCGTCACCGCGAGAAACCACACGTCGGCGTCCAGTTCCACCCCGAGAGCATCCTCACGCGCCGTCGAGACGAGGGTGACGACGACGATATCTCACTCGAGGTCGGCACACGGATGATCGAGAACTTCTGCCGATTCGCCACGGAGGAACGACATGGCTGA
- the pabB gene encoding aminodeoxychorismate synthase, component I codes for MREPRVETSIESVRATLSEWLERDAPTAATSVPTHIRVPIEVSLTVDDPFLAYRRARDGTRDGVFLETTGGQPGWGYFGVDPVDRLTVHPDAQTMTQPTDDDSSEPHEDESATLAALEGLLEPETLLRGECNVPYPCGAIGWLSYDIVRELESLPESAIDDRGLPRLEVGVYDCLASWEATPDRDGDGSETTLRITACPRLEIAELAVHGESSEPVPAATLEELYDRGRTRALAFAKRILEGEASVGDPPASTATATFESECGREAFAERVGQVKAYVRDGDTFQANISQRLVAPAAVHPVAAYDALRAVNPAPYSGLLELRSTDLVSASPELLLEREGSFVRTEPIAGTRARGETPKEDAELEAELRSDEKERAEHAMLVDLERNDLGKVCAYGTVDVEEYRRIDRYSAVMHLVSDVTGELRDGETLADAVAAVFPGGTITGAPKPRTMEIIDELESTQRGPYTGSIGIFGFDGRATLNIVIRTLVRHAEEYHLRVGAGIVHDSDPSLEYDETLAKARALLSAVDDALGDRAAMALESDGGESRE; via the coding sequence ATGCGCGAGCCGCGCGTCGAAACGTCCATCGAGTCGGTGCGAGCGACCCTCAGCGAGTGGCTCGAGCGAGACGCGCCGACCGCGGCGACGAGCGTCCCGACGCACATTCGAGTCCCGATCGAGGTTAGCCTGACCGTCGACGATCCGTTTCTCGCGTACCGTCGAGCACGCGACGGGACTCGCGACGGGGTGTTTCTCGAGACGACCGGCGGACAACCCGGCTGGGGATACTTCGGCGTCGATCCGGTCGATCGACTCACGGTCCATCCCGACGCACAGACGATGACGCAGCCGACTGACGACGACTCGAGCGAGCCACACGAGGACGAGTCGGCCACGCTCGCCGCGCTCGAGGGACTCCTCGAGCCCGAAACGCTCCTCCGGGGCGAGTGTAACGTGCCCTACCCCTGCGGAGCGATCGGGTGGCTCTCCTACGATATCGTTCGAGAACTCGAGTCGCTTCCCGAATCCGCGATCGACGATCGAGGATTGCCCAGACTCGAGGTCGGCGTCTACGACTGCCTCGCATCGTGGGAGGCCACACCGGATCGAGACGGCGACGGGTCGGAGACGACGCTCCGTATTACGGCCTGTCCCCGACTCGAAATTGCGGAGTTGGCCGTCCACGGAGAATCCAGCGAACCGGTCCCGGCGGCGACACTCGAGGAACTCTACGATCGAGGGCGAACGCGGGCACTCGCGTTCGCGAAACGAATACTCGAGGGCGAAGCCTCGGTCGGCGACCCCCCCGCGAGCACGGCGACGGCGACCTTCGAGAGCGAGTGCGGTCGCGAGGCGTTCGCCGAGCGCGTCGGTCAGGTCAAAGCCTACGTTCGCGACGGCGACACGTTTCAGGCGAACATCTCTCAGCGACTGGTCGCACCCGCGGCCGTCCACCCCGTCGCCGCCTACGACGCCCTCAGAGCGGTGAACCCGGCACCGTACTCCGGGCTCCTCGAACTTCGCTCGACCGACCTGGTGAGTGCCAGTCCGGAGTTGCTCCTCGAGCGAGAGGGCTCGTTCGTCCGAACGGAACCGATCGCGGGCACGCGAGCACGCGGGGAGACGCCCAAGGAAGACGCCGAACTCGAGGCCGAACTCCGCAGCGACGAGAAAGAACGCGCCGAGCACGCGATGTTGGTCGACCTCGAGCGAAACGACCTCGGGAAGGTGTGTGCGTACGGTACCGTCGACGTCGAGGAGTACCGGCGGATCGATCGCTACTCGGCGGTCATGCACCTCGTCTCGGACGTGACCGGCGAGTTGCGCGACGGCGAAACGCTGGCCGACGCCGTGGCCGCGGTGTTCCCCGGCGGAACCATCACCGGCGCGCCGAAGCCGCGGACGATGGAGATTATCGACGAACTGGAGTCGACCCAACGGGGTCCCTACACCGGGAGCATCGGCATCTTCGGCTTCGACGGCCGCGCGACGCTCAATATCGTCATCCGGACGCTGGTTCGTCACGCCGAGGAGTACCACCTGCGCGTTGGAGCCGGCATCGTCCACGACTCGGATCCGTCCCTCGAGTACGACGAGACGCTCGCCAAGGCTCGCGCGCTGCTCTCGGCCGTCGACGACGCACTCGGCGACCGGGCCGCGATGGCCCTCGAGTCGGACGGTGGTGAGTCGCGTGAGTGA
- a CDS encoding PAS domain S-box protein, whose amino-acid sequence MTDSPSNQNSNSAESAPAASDQFPAEFTLDGRQLTSLISDHAVWLLDTERRVVSWNDAAARLMEYDEETALGTAYQSFFPADARKRGKPEQLLERARTDGKAVDDGWRLTGEGNRRWVHEVLATVRDGDVGVAEQPDSTGTAGDKQSTLSGYVVFVNERTQLHERERERSEERAFMKSVFEAQPDIIYAFDARRNLVDWNDRVPEVTGYSTEELDQMGPLEFIAPEHQERIADAISRILEETEAVTIEADLRTKDGARIPYEFNNAQISDADGNILGFTGVGRDVSDRKARERELRQEKALTESIFEAQPDLLYAYDVAGNLIQWNERFEELTGYEGEELEGMHPLQFIAPPDRDHIGNAIDRIMEAGERVSAEGRVATKQGEYIPYEFNSARITDDRGTVLGFTGIGRNISDRKARERELERLERLNATIRAVDETMVSAETRDEIETAIVEAFEATDAYRFAVICRVDTTGPVDHHSWSPQAWAGLTEDSIDDVLSPFVDPLVEDGDDTPFETGTVSCYQHLREDDDGEWREPARTHDYGSLAAVPIIASGRSYGLLVVSATESEAFAEREREVLQEFGGTIGHAINAMTIRRLLYLDTVVELEFESTDRQDICIDLSARANCHLSLEHVLPLTDRMFVYYVTISDVEPDEMKSIADEHASISEFRLVDTADGNSHWELVVSGPTITGLLADYGARMRSKVVDEGDSSSVVQVSRDVNIRELVDTITTTYPDTQLVSKRTAERPVETHGDFRNHVERELTTKQQAALEAAYYGGYFEWPTRHSDASEIAEKLGIARQTFHQHLRVAQEKLLSAYFDPNTAAEDEQFA is encoded by the coding sequence ATGACAGACTCACCGTCTAACCAAAACAGCAATTCGGCCGAATCAGCGCCCGCAGCGAGCGATCAGTTCCCTGCCGAGTTCACTCTCGACGGGCGGCAACTGACCAGTCTCATCAGCGACCACGCCGTCTGGCTACTCGATACGGAGCGCCGCGTCGTCAGCTGGAACGACGCCGCAGCGAGACTCATGGAGTACGACGAGGAAACTGCACTCGGCACGGCGTATCAGTCGTTCTTCCCGGCTGACGCTCGAAAGCGCGGCAAGCCAGAACAGCTTCTCGAGCGAGCCAGAACGGACGGAAAAGCCGTCGATGACGGCTGGCGACTCACTGGAGAAGGAAATCGACGCTGGGTACACGAAGTACTCGCGACCGTTCGAGACGGGGACGTGGGCGTGGCCGAGCAGCCGGATTCGACGGGAACGGCGGGCGACAAGCAATCGACACTCTCGGGGTACGTCGTGTTCGTTAACGAGCGGACCCAACTCCACGAACGCGAGCGAGAGCGAAGCGAAGAGCGCGCGTTCATGAAGAGCGTCTTCGAGGCGCAACCGGACATCATCTACGCGTTCGACGCCCGCCGGAACTTGGTGGACTGGAACGACCGCGTTCCCGAGGTCACGGGATACTCGACCGAGGAACTCGATCAGATGGGCCCACTCGAGTTCATCGCACCGGAGCACCAGGAGCGAATCGCAGACGCGATCTCCCGTATTCTCGAGGAGACTGAAGCGGTCACGATCGAAGCGGATCTTCGAACGAAAGACGGAGCGCGCATTCCCTACGAGTTCAACAACGCACAGATCAGCGACGCCGACGGTAACATTCTCGGATTTACCGGTGTCGGCCGAGATGTTAGCGATCGAAAGGCTCGAGAGCGAGAGCTCAGACAGGAGAAAGCGTTGACCGAGAGCATCTTCGAAGCGCAACCGGACCTGTTGTACGCCTACGACGTCGCCGGGAATCTCATTCAGTGGAACGAGCGCTTCGAGGAGCTCACCGGATACGAGGGCGAGGAACTCGAGGGCATGCACCCGCTCCAGTTCATCGCACCGCCCGACCGAGATCACATCGGCAACGCCATCGACCGGATCATGGAAGCCGGTGAGCGGGTGAGCGCCGAGGGGCGGGTGGCGACGAAACAGGGCGAGTACATCCCCTACGAGTTCAACAGTGCTCGGATCACCGACGATAGGGGAACAGTTCTCGGATTTACGGGCATCGGTCGGAACATCAGCGACCGAAAGGCCAGAGAACGAGAACTCGAGCGACTCGAGCGACTCAACGCGACGATCCGTGCGGTCGACGAGACGATGGTCTCCGCGGAGACGCGCGACGAGATCGAGACGGCGATTGTCGAGGCGTTCGAAGCGACCGACGCCTATCGGTTCGCGGTCATCTGCCGGGTCGATACGACCGGGCCCGTAGACCATCACTCCTGGTCGCCACAGGCGTGGGCGGGGCTCACCGAAGACTCGATCGATGACGTCCTCTCGCCGTTCGTCGACCCACTCGTCGAGGACGGTGACGACACACCGTTCGAAACGGGAACGGTCTCGTGTTACCAACACCTTCGCGAGGATGACGACGGGGAGTGGCGAGAACCAGCCCGAACGCACGATTACGGCTCGCTCGCGGCCGTCCCGATCATCGCGAGCGGACGGTCGTACGGCTTACTCGTCGTCAGCGCAACCGAGTCCGAGGCGTTTGCCGAGCGTGAACGAGAGGTCTTACAGGAGTTTGGCGGGACGATCGGTCACGCGATCAACGCGATGACGATCCGTCGACTGCTCTACTTAGATACCGTCGTCGAACTCGAGTTCGAATCCACCGACAGACAGGACATCTGTATCGACCTCTCTGCGCGGGCGAACTGCCACCTCTCCTTAGAGCACGTGCTGCCGTTGACCGATCGCATGTTCGTCTATTACGTCACGATCAGCGACGTCGAACCCGACGAGATGAAATCGATCGCCGATGAACACGCCTCGATTTCCGAGTTCCGACTCGTCGACACCGCCGACGGTAACAGCCACTGGGAACTCGTCGTTAGCGGGCCGACGATCACCGGCTTGCTCGCCGACTACGGCGCACGAATGCGCTCGAAGGTCGTCGACGAAGGCGACTCGAGTTCGGTCGTCCAGGTCAGCCGAGACGTGAACATTCGCGAACTCGTCGACACGATTACGACAACGTATCCCGACACCCAACTGGTCTCGAAGCGCACCGCGGAACGTCCCGTCGAGACTCACGGTGACTTCCGAAACCACGTCGAGCGCGAACTGACGACGAAACAGCAAGCGGCGCTCGAGGCGGCGTACTACGGCGGCTACTTCGAGTGGCCGACGCGCCACAGCGACGCGAGTGAAATCGCGGAAAAGCTCGGTATCGCCCGCCAAACGTTCCATCAACACCTACGCGTGGCACAGGAGAAATTGCTCAGCGCGTATTTCGACCCGAACACCGCCGCCGAAGACGAGCAATTCGCATGA
- a CDS encoding universal stress protein — MHVLVPLDNSDPAQEALEHAVREYSDAEITVLHVVNPNVSMYGEGGVYAYDSVIKSRREAIQSQFDKAREAAAAHDVSISTKTVVGNPSREIVAYADEHDIDHIVIGSRGRDGARRVLLGSVAERVVRRAPVPVTIVR, encoded by the coding sequence ATGCACGTCCTCGTTCCACTCGACAATTCCGACCCGGCACAGGAGGCACTCGAGCACGCCGTTCGCGAGTATTCGGATGCGGAGATTACGGTGTTGCACGTGGTCAATCCGAACGTGTCCATGTACGGCGAGGGTGGCGTTTACGCGTACGATTCGGTGATCAAATCCCGCCGAGAAGCCATCCAGAGCCAGTTCGACAAGGCACGAGAAGCGGCCGCGGCACACGACGTGTCGATTTCGACTAAGACGGTCGTCGGCAACCCGTCTCGAGAGATCGTCGCCTACGCGGACGAACACGACATCGACCACATCGTGATCGGCAGCCGTGGCCGCGACGGTGCGAGACGCGTGTTACTCGGAAGCGTCGCCGAACGCGTCGTTCGTCGGGCGCCAGTTCCAGTCACGATCGTTCGATAG
- a CDS encoding D-aminoacyl-tRNA deacylase, whose amino-acid sequence MTDLAIVESRADRASVHICEHLRDHLEWDVHEDDTRPPEAGGGTYYRLDGVELRSFEELHLDLERPADAFESDPDLLVFASRHSGETGALLTGHFTGNFGPAEFGGEPDTLAAACPHALEHFLDALEAYAPEGYDVGMECTHHGPTDVGCPSLFAELGSGDEQWDDPDAAAAVARAIADLRDIQPHNPPRLGDDEKATDDHGHGEEDPNASHTHPAKRQFVGFGGNHYAPRFGRIVRETPWAVGHIAADWALEAMDHPSAHEDVLEAAFETSRADIAVLDGEWPVLESTLEDLGYRIVSETWIRSVRDRSLEVVDAVESELGAIDEGVRFGDHRTPSFTIADLPADLVDTAEGIDAERVRTVVESRTVAFETDNGGSRIGSRIALPVDSDSHDEESSGPPHVSLVEELAAVLEEKYDSVTLEDEGVVAERTTFDPELAHTLGIPEGPKFGALADGESVTVNGESIDPETVHSRQIERFPL is encoded by the coding sequence ATGACCGACCTCGCTATCGTCGAGAGCCGGGCCGATCGCGCCTCGGTCCACATCTGCGAGCACCTACGCGACCACCTCGAGTGGGACGTCCACGAAGACGACACGCGACCACCCGAAGCCGGCGGGGGCACCTACTACCGACTCGACGGTGTCGAACTCCGTTCGTTCGAGGAGTTACACCTCGACCTCGAGCGTCCCGCCGACGCGTTCGAGAGCGATCCCGACCTCCTCGTCTTCGCCTCCCGTCACTCCGGCGAGACGGGAGCGCTTTTGACCGGACACTTTACCGGAAACTTCGGGCCGGCGGAGTTCGGTGGCGAGCCAGACACCCTCGCCGCAGCCTGTCCGCACGCCCTCGAACACTTTTTGGACGCGCTCGAGGCGTACGCCCCTGAGGGCTACGACGTCGGCATGGAGTGTACCCACCACGGACCGACCGACGTCGGCTGTCCCTCGCTGTTCGCGGAACTGGGCAGCGGCGACGAGCAGTGGGACGACCCCGACGCAGCAGCGGCGGTCGCTCGCGCGATCGCCGACCTTCGAGACATTCAGCCCCACAACCCGCCCCGGCTGGGTGACGACGAGAAAGCGACGGACGATCACGGACACGGCGAGGAGGACCCGAACGCGAGCCACACTCACCCCGCGAAACGCCAGTTCGTCGGCTTCGGCGGCAACCACTACGCGCCGCGGTTCGGCCGCATCGTCCGCGAGACGCCCTGGGCCGTCGGGCACATCGCCGCCGACTGGGCGCTCGAGGCAATGGACCATCCGAGCGCCCACGAGGACGTCCTCGAAGCGGCGTTCGAGACCAGCCGCGCGGATATCGCCGTCCTCGACGGCGAGTGGCCCGTCCTCGAGTCGACGCTCGAGGACCTCGGCTACCGAATCGTCAGCGAGACGTGGATCCGGTCTGTCAGAGATCGCTCGCTCGAGGTCGTCGACGCCGTCGAATCCGAACTCGGTGCCATCGACGAGGGCGTTCGCTTTGGCGACCATCGAACGCCGTCGTTCACTATCGCCGACCTGCCAGCGGACCTCGTCGACACCGCCGAAGGGATCGACGCCGAGCGCGTCCGGACGGTCGTCGAATCGCGAACCGTCGCGTTCGAAACCGATAACGGCGGCAGCCGAATCGGCTCGCGGATAGCCCTCCCTGTCGACTCGGACAGCCACGACGAGGAGTCGAGTGGCCCGCCTCACGTCTCGCTCGTCGAGGAACTCGCAGCCGTTCTCGAGGAGAAGTACGACAGCGTCACGCTCGAGGACGAGGGGGTCGTGGCCGAGCGAACGACGTTCGATCCCGAATTAGCCCACACACTCGGGATTCCCGAGGGGCCGAAGTTTGGCGCGCTGGCAGACGGCGAATCGGTCACCGTCAACGGCGAGTCGATCGATCCCGAAACGGTACACTCACGCCAAATCGAACGATTCCCGTTGTAA
- a CDS encoding helix-hairpin-helix domain-containing protein — protein sequence MAILQKLKSLLGFGDSDPERGHSREVGVTVERERSDEHTTDSVDESAAAESTAAASTDSMTDPTGETDGAAEPAEAAGPVSEDAVPEAEKTPDGSTADETPDEGIEESTDEDVLESVESETEVEDGDEADGADEADDDGLHGVDDQTDGDVEADTDPETDDADETDRTELVEDAEPNAAEVDESTDTESTASEDESAESDGDSGTQEPVDTIKGIGPAYADRLTAAGVETVGELADADPAALSEDTDISETRIQGWIDRAEVR from the coding sequence ATGGCAATCCTGCAGAAGCTCAAATCGCTGCTGGGATTCGGTGACTCGGACCCCGAGCGAGGGCATTCTCGAGAGGTAGGCGTCACGGTCGAACGGGAACGGTCGGACGAACACACCACGGATAGCGTCGACGAATCGGCCGCAGCGGAGTCGACCGCAGCGGCATCGACCGATTCGATGACGGACCCCACGGGCGAAACAGACGGTGCAGCCGAGCCGGCTGAGGCCGCTGGCCCCGTCTCGGAAGACGCGGTTCCCGAAGCCGAGAAGACGCCGGACGGTTCTACCGCAGACGAGACGCCGGACGAGGGAATCGAAGAATCGACCGACGAAGACGTCCTCGAGTCAGTCGAAAGCGAAACGGAGGTCGAAGACGGCGACGAGGCCGACGGTGCTGACGAGGCCGACGATGATGGTCTCCACGGCGTTGACGACCAAACCGACGGTGACGTCGAAGCCGACACAGATCCTGAGACGGACGACGCGGACGAAACTGACCGCACGGAACTCGTCGAGGATGCGGAACCGAACGCTGCCGAGGTCGACGAGTCGACCGATACCGAATCAACGGCTAGCGAGGACGAGTCGGCCGAGTCTGACGGCGATTCGGGCACTCAGGAGCCGGTCGATACGATCAAGGGAATCGGCCCCGCCTACGCCGACAGGCTCACCGCTGCCGGCGTCGAAACCGTCGGCGAACTCGCCGATGCTGACCCAGCCGCCCTCTCGGAAGACACCGACATCTCCGAAACCCGAATTCAGGGCTGGATCGACCGCGCAGAAGTCAGATAG